A section of the Polyangium spumosum genome encodes:
- a CDS encoding cation:proton antiporter: MVRHPLKTVTLLALLVAALAPSIAFGSEGGAHADPVGAVVLYLAVILAAAKLGGDLAVRVGQPAVLGELVAGVVLGNLGAFGVSALEPIKTDASIDMLSRLGVLVLLFEVGLESTVAQMIKVGVTSFIVATLGVVAPFGLGWLFGAWLLPEAGPYVHAFLGATLTATSVGITARVLQDLKESQSPEARVILGAAVIDDVLGLVILAVVTGIIGAADRGGAMSYGAIAIILGKALVFLVGSLVIGAKVSRRLFPIASRLRARGVLLALGLAFCFLLSWLAGVIGLAPIVGAFAAGLVLEDLHFRDFVTRGESTLEHLIQPISAFLVPVFFVLMGMRTDLRAFAQPGVPLLALGLTFAAIVGKQVCSFGVGKGVDRLTVGIGMVPRGEVGLIFANIGQSLTVGGKPVISGSVFSAVVAMVIVTTMVTPPALKWSLARRASKLPKAPSPDAH, encoded by the coding sequence GTGGTCCGACATCCTCTGAAAACAGTCACGCTCCTCGCGCTGCTCGTCGCCGCGCTCGCGCCTTCGATCGCCTTCGGCTCCGAGGGTGGCGCGCACGCCGATCCCGTCGGCGCGGTCGTCCTCTACCTCGCGGTGATCCTCGCCGCGGCCAAGCTCGGCGGCGACCTCGCCGTGCGCGTCGGTCAACCTGCGGTGCTCGGCGAGCTCGTCGCGGGTGTCGTGCTCGGCAACCTCGGGGCGTTCGGCGTCTCGGCGCTCGAGCCGATCAAGACCGACGCGAGCATCGACATGCTCTCGCGGCTCGGCGTGCTCGTGCTCCTCTTCGAGGTCGGGCTCGAGTCGACCGTCGCGCAGATGATCAAGGTGGGCGTCACGAGCTTCATCGTCGCGACGCTCGGCGTGGTCGCGCCTTTTGGTCTCGGCTGGCTCTTCGGCGCGTGGCTCTTGCCCGAGGCGGGGCCGTACGTGCACGCCTTCCTCGGCGCCACGCTCACCGCGACGAGCGTGGGCATCACCGCGCGTGTCTTGCAGGACCTGAAGGAATCGCAGAGCCCGGAGGCGCGCGTCATCCTCGGCGCCGCCGTCATCGACGACGTGCTCGGCCTCGTGATCCTCGCGGTCGTCACGGGCATCATCGGCGCGGCGGATCGTGGCGGAGCGATGAGCTACGGCGCGATCGCGATCATCCTCGGCAAGGCGCTCGTCTTCCTCGTCGGGTCGCTCGTGATCGGCGCGAAGGTCTCGCGGCGCCTCTTCCCCATCGCCTCGCGCCTCCGCGCCCGCGGCGTCTTGCTCGCGCTCGGCCTCGCGTTTTGCTTCCTCCTCTCGTGGCTCGCGGGCGTCATCGGGCTCGCGCCGATCGTGGGCGCGTTCGCGGCCGGCCTCGTGCTCGAGGACCTGCATTTCCGCGACTTCGTCACGCGCGGCGAGTCGACGCTCGAGCACCTCATCCAGCCGATCTCGGCCTTCCTCGTGCCGGTCTTCTTCGTGCTCATGGGCATGCGCACCGACCTCCGCGCCTTCGCGCAGCCGGGCGTGCCGCTGCTCGCGCTGGGCCTCACGTTCGCGGCCATCGTCGGCAAGCAGGTCTGCTCGTTCGGCGTCGGCAAGGGGGTCGATCGGCTGACGGTCGGCATCGGCATGGTCCCGCGTGGCGAGGTCGGGCTCATCTTCGCCAACATCGGCCAGTCGCTCACGGTGGGCGGCAAGCCCGTGATCTCGGGCTCGGTCTTCTCGGCCGTCGTGGCGATGGTCATCGTCACCACGATGGTCACGCCGCCCGCGCTCAAGTGGAGCCTCGCCCGGCGCGCGTCGAAGCTGCCGAAGGCGCCGAGCCCCGACGCACATTGA